Genomic DNA from Lactuca sativa cultivar Salinas chromosome 8, Lsat_Salinas_v11, whole genome shotgun sequence:
tcgccccgagcctcaacaggttcagagcacacctcaccctctgatcagcagggcatgaacacgtgaagaaacacccctccacgtccgacaaccatctcatagcaacaatcgggtcctgcaccccatcgaaggtaggaggcttcgtattattgaagtcccgatactaaaaacctcgaccggctcctccccctgctgctgctacagccgctgtagccgccgcggcaaccgtctctgtgagggccgcataacgctcatcaaaatactcaatcatatcggtcttgatcgacccgaacagttccgacaactcgggccggaacaacgcaacaacttcatcatgcaggatctcacgaatcctagcgtccaactcgcttgtgctcatctgaccgataacctcgggcagTACTGACCCGCCCTgacctccctctcctgctcccgatcctgacccagatccactcccagcatgcctcgtaaccactaTACTGAAAAAACACCACAatatctcagatacttcccacaaaCCCGGGAATCAATTCCCAActcaaccctagaggtcatggtttctttgatacgcgtatgggtcctgtgatttcagtagtacgggcccatactaccttctacacctatccatatttgtatcaagtataccacaacaccctagtgaaaaacatacatacataacaagcgctcaaccctcactcctagaggaacaccggAAATCTCCCACAggggaaccctaggctagcaggcatcataaatcaaacAACATTAACATGAAATCCTGAGGATCCCTAGcctagttctagcatgttgttctatcaaagctcaaaaaacaaatatcatgtatggtattttggggttacttactggctccagctgatcgtacctccgcgccctcctttactcattttgaaaaccattttaaattctatttttaaaaactctccctgatttgagactggattcacacgaatgttcctccaattcactcaaaccaaggctctgataccaacttgtaacgaccataaaatttcaaccaattttaacttttcaaaaacaccccattttcataatgttattacaaaaaggttttcaatacaattattattagagtcttcccagaaccacatcataaaacataatcatgaggagcggtacgatcacgcctttgccttgccacggtctcctgaagaacctgaaaaacattaaaccacaactgtaagctcgaaagctaagtgagatacccccaaaataccaaccacatataccatacacgcacaacatgccatatcatatcagaacacagaacagtcatgcacttcgggtctactgtgtgactggtccgccgcaccggccttcagtccacctggtccaccctccgaatctagccatacatatcgagtctacagtgtgattggtccgcccgcaccgggccttcaatccatctggtccactctctgagtctacagtatgacttgtccactctctgagcctcggcacgtctggtccgccctcttggggcctacagcctatccggactgctcgctaGGCCTTCAGGACAACCGGTCCGtcgtgggtatgttggcctacaggaCAAAGCAGGAGCCACCTCAACGccaccccagtccaacaaccatgtgcacataaacattcactcatataacaattcacattcaatcaagccgatctagcagatcacataacataacataacatcctcctacccaggataccgacctaaccggtcactagcatagcatcatcctatataccaggataccgaccttaaccaggtctctaacataataccatcctaactaccaggatgcaaacatagcaaagcaataacataacaacgatacccgtaTCTCAATAAGATAAAaaaggccggccttggtgccttagaccttgttgatatagtgaggataactcacctcgcaactgccgaaactctgaactgaagaagcagattcccgaatcaccgcctcaccaaaaatcccgaactattCGAAGCAGCAAAACAAACATTAGACCAAacacaatatccttccaagggtaaattgaccaatttacccttaactcaatctggtccaaaactaaggcccacaatcaaaatatgaaaggcccatcactcgataagctctcaagcccactaatggcctaaagaccaaaagtccgaagcaaggcccaatattggcccaatttactaaatttggcccacctcaccaaatgggcctagatctaaGGTCCATAATAAATAGTGAGTccacaatactccatccataattgtccagtcacggcccaaaatccaaCAGCCCAAtctcctaaggcccaaaatgaaaacccaacagagggagtacgctgggcgtaccctccttggtacgctgggcgtacaacgcTGATCGCGAAATGGAATTGGGACACAgacccactacgctgggcgtactctcagttacgccgggcgtaactccTCTGGACTACAACTCCTCATAAGATCTTAATGGCTTTAGCTCTTAAGTCCAAACTTCATATCCATAGACCAattatgcctaggattcataaagtctcaaactttattacttgggacgtccataaagctcttaatccaaggtcttaacccattaagacctatctATAACACATGTGAGACAACtaaagcccttgggacctcatttttcttactcaagacctctcttagggtctaaaaggacagctaatctcaaccaactcaaaacatgcatgaagatgaggtttttgggacaagaaagatgtcaaaacttcacaacacatagatctacacaatatgattgtcaagctagagactttttacctcaaaagagccTCAGAATATGATGTctttccagatctacaagctccagccactcaactccttctttgacaacttcctctttcttcttctagcctctcttttgccaaaacaagctttccaaggccaaacacacccaacaatggaggtggcacggctatctagggtttctgaggttaagagagtgcttatggaggctaaggtaagaaccattatgttccttatatagtggctgaccctaaatttagggtttctggatgatagacgtacgctgggcgtacgccgaGGGCCTCCGCGTTCCTTTCctccactacgctgggcgtacttccagcttacgctgggcgtacccagccaaacaCAAGCGCGCATGCAAGGGACGCTTTTGCTAAATTTCTCCCCTTAAGGGACCATTGCTGCCCACATCTTAATTTACAACCCCTCCTCCATCATAAGCCGTTATTGCCAAACTCTAAATCCACATCaaggaccgaaacgcccttactcttgctcTCGGGAACCCAAAATTAGATATTtcaagaacggggcgttacagggGGGGGGGTGAACAAGTGTGATCTTGTTTACATTTGATAAAAATGAACCGAGGGTGTAttattgtatgtgtgtgtgagagaaagaTGTATCATGGTTGTAGGTTTTCTAGGGAGAAAGAttgttttttatttacttttaattaataaagtatgaaaataaataagaaaaaatacaaaaaaaaaattacaaaggcAAAATGCTCTTTTCAAATGTTCTAAGGACTAAAACCATGAGAATTATATAATTGTGGACATTCCATGCAAGTTAAAAACTTTTTGGACTCTATCCATAGTTTTTTGTAAACCACGTGATCTAATTTTACAGATTCATCTATGTTTTGTTAGGTACTTATTTTGGTAATTGATATGATCATGTTGACAATAGAAAAATACCATTATCTATTTGTCATTAATCCATAAAAAAAACCTTTCATATCAACAAATGGCTAGTTTCAAAACTTTAAGCtataagaaataaaataaaacctaAGTTTTAAACGAGGGAAATTGAGTAAATTAACCATTATAAATAAGCTTTTCAAAGaaaataatcatatttttttagtttttaaaaaaataatcacTTTCTTCGGAATGTCTAATTCCGGAGTAttgttcatatttttttatttttattttcaaagaaattattttgtttttgggattcTGAATTCTACATTTCGTAATATATAATGTCATTGTTTTCCAATAAAATGTCTAATTTTATGCATTCATATTGTATATAGTTCATATTATtatgtttgtttaattttttattaaattaagaaaaaatgatttttttcttGAAATTCCGGAATTGTTTTTCGGATTTCGAATTTGTTCTTGAAATTtcgagttttttattttattttattttgtttttataaatccgAAAGTTTAGTCCGGAATATGAATAGTACTTCGGAATTAGGCATTATGGAGTCCTGTTCATATCCCAAAACTTTAGTCTGGAATCCAAAATGCCATTCCGGAGTTGgtcaaaaaaatgattttttcttCGTCCGGAATGTCTCATTCTTGACAAAGTGattatttttgcaaaaaaaaaaaaaagagttattTTTTTCAAACACATTAAAAAATGGTTAAATTACTTACTTTCcctttaaataattacaattaaTAGCGCATAAGTTCATATACTAAAATATGCAATGTCTAGTAGGGTGGTTCAACTATATTTTGTGAAAGTGACCAAACCCTCTTAAATTATATCTATTGCAAAAACAAACCAATGAGGACACTTGATTGCATATGTTTGATTAAATGATGTGATTTATAGAGGTGAAATACAAACTAAAATCGTTGCCTCTTTATGGAAACAGGAAACATGAGGCATCTTTTCACCCATTTGCTATTGGTCCTTATTGAAATCGAAACCTAACTATTCTTCTCTCAAAAAGACAACAATAAAGAAGATTATAACCTCGTACATGTAGTTTACATATAAATCTTATATCAAATTCCAAGTTGTATAAATGAAGCACCAATATATTATTTAGCTTTTTCCTTGTATACGGAAACACAAGAGACAAATCCATGGTAAATATGCATCAATCCACTTTATTTTATGTGTAATTGAATTAGTGGTCGCTTGTATAATCGGGTCACATATGAAAGCATATATGAGAGAAAAAATTTGGCCAAAAGGAATTTTCGTATTGTTTTTACATTTATACAAATAAATATACCATATCTACTTGCATATATTAAGCTTTCTCTTCAAAATTTATTTCTGAAAATGATGATATCGAGATATCGTTTATTGGTGATCATACATTGTTTAATTACCATTAACTAGAAGGTCACCAACCAAACCAATAAAAGATTTATGAATTTGTATTTTAGCTTTAACTACACCCACTCCTTTAGATTTATTTTATGTAATCAATAGCTATCACACATAAAGACACTTTTAATgacctttttttttataaattaaaagtgTACATAGTTTTAGTTTATCGGTTATAAATACTTGAATCGTATAACTAAATTTTAAAGAAGcttataataaaaacaataacTAATCCAATAATTATTAATCATAGTCAAAAGAAGTCTCATTTGCATGCCAAACCTCTCACCCACACGACCTCCATGTTATATATAGTTAAAATGCATGATAAAATATCATCCAACATTCATGAATTATGATAACGTATTAtaagattttattttaatttaattgtatattttataaattcagataccaaaacattaattaataaataaaatacacatTACTCATCTCTTAGAATATTTCACCTCGAAAAATAGTCATTGAAAAAGACACGTGGCGTGCAAAGAGAATGAGGAATCCAGCCAACTTGCACGTGTCTTGCGATGATTTCTTCGAACAAAAAACTGAAATTTTTATATTTTGgatagaaaaattatagaaaaaaaaaatagaaaattccaTATACAGTTTATACACTCGATCACGTAGTATGTATGTGGAAACAATGATtcctttttaaaatgaaaattaattTAGTGGATTAGTATAAAAATGGCTGAAGCCATGTTATCAAGAAGAGAAAGAGGGAAATttcgagagaaaaaaaaaacacgaatTTGAACGAACAAACGAACGAAGGAATTGATATGATTCTGAAAATTTAGGGTTGCAAAAGTAGATTTCTACAAGTGAAAGTGATTGATGAATTTCTTCGCTTTAAACACATCCGATCTCCTTCTTGTAAGCTTTCTCTTTCTTCATCTTTTCGCTTTCCAGTTTGTCTTATTTTCTTCTTATACCTCTTTTCATATGCCTTCATCtttgtgttctttcatagaaagCGAAATTACCTTTCTGATCATCTGGGTAAATCTTTTTTGATGTTGTTTTGCTTGTTCCTATCATCTACTCACTTTTTCCCAAATTGGGTTTTGTCTAATTGAAGTTCTTGTATAGCATCTGCTTCGTTTTTTGATTGACAAAAAGAAAACTTATTCCTTTTTAGATATGAAGGGTACTAACCTTTTTTTCCCTTTCCCGTTCATTAGAATAATGTTTTGATTCCAATTCCAAAAGGGGTTTTGTTAATTTTAAAGAAGCTTCACAAGCAAAGCTGATTCGAATTTTGTTTATGTCCAGAATTACTTACAGGAGTCAAAGCATTTAAATTTCTTCAATTTGTGGAATTCCCAGTTGATTTCTCTCACCAAGATACTGAAATCGATTCTTATTGTATAAAAATGGGCGATCATTTCGTGTTTCTGGTTGATCGgttactcaccgagtccactttaGAAGCTGCAATCGAAAGCAGAAACCCTTCGTACCCTTTATCTCCCGCCATTGACACCATGATCGATTGTTCTTCTCATATGGATCATCCTGAAACTCCTTTCACTCCTAGAAAAATGGTGGAATGCAGAATTTGTCAGGATGAGGATTTTGATTCGAATATGGAGACTCCTTGCTCTTGTTGTGGTAGCTTGAAGGTCAGTTTATTCTGCAACAAGTGATTTTAACTTTCAAGCAAATGAGAATTCTGAATATATCCCTTTTTAATTTTTGTAGTATGCTCATCGCAAATGTGTTCAACGATGGTGTAACGAAAAGGGTGATACCATTTGCGAAATATGCCACCAGGTCAGATTTCATCTTTTTTCCACTTCAAATCCCTTCAAATCCTTCTCATATTCCAGTTTTAATCATCTTTTTGATATGATTAACTGCAGCAATTCAAACCAGGGTATACAGCACCACCTCCCGTATTCCGATTGGGCGTCATTCCAGCAAATATAAGgtgaattttgactttttgaggTCAAATCTACGCAAAATCCGATTTCGATTCATGGTATAATCCAAATTtgtccttaattttttttttctcaggGGGCATTGGCAAATTGCGAGAAGGGATATGAACGATGAGACTCGAATAATTACAGTCGTTTCTTCTGATCATAATTTACTCGATCAGGAATATGATGAGTATGCAGATTCCACTGCAAGAAGCATTTTGTGTTTTCGTTCAGTTGCTATCATTGTAATCTTTCTCCCTATACAACCATATAACCATTTCCAATTTGTACActttttgtaacattttttttgtatacaGTTCATGATTGTATTGATTTTGCGTAACACGTTACCTATATTTGCAAATGGAGGGGCAAATTACTCTTTACCAGTACTTCTGGTATGAAATAGTAACGAATTTTATTCTGATTTTGTTTTCGTAATTGTATAAAGTTATATAATCATGGGTTCCTCGTTTTTTTATGCAGTTGTTACTCATAAGAACTTCTGGAATAATTTTACCAATTTATCTCATCTTAAGGGCCATGTCAGCATTGGTACATAGGCGGCGCCACTTGGTGAGTAGCGTTATCATGTGATCATGTCTTGCATTTTTAGCCGTTGGATTGGGCTTTAGTGGGCCATGATTGGGTGTCTAATGGGTCAATATCGTCTTTTTCAGGTGTCAAATGGGTCATCATCGTCTTTTTCTTCTGATGATGAGGAAGCTGGTGCGACATCAATGCAAGGTGGTGGTGTTGATTGATGGGTTTGGGTCCATTTGAAGTATTTATGGTCAACAAGACTCAAGAGGTCAAACCATGTGATTTGTGAAGGAAGTGTGTTCTTGAAAGTTGAAAGTGGTGTTCTAACTAGAACAAGGGGAACTTGTTAGTTATGGGTTTGTTGCACGTGTACCCTTTAAAGTTAGATCTCAAAAGCTTTGAAGAATCGCATTTTTTAGAAGAAATCTTGATGTACAGTTTGTTAATTCAGGTTTCTATATGTAAGTGGTTCTTGGTATTAGACATGGTGGGAACTTGTTTAGAATTAGAACACCACATCTCGTATATAAGGGTAAATTACAATATGGCAAATTTGAAGTTGATGGTTGAACTCTTGATGAGTCTATGTAAAATGACTAATATTCCTTCCAATTCTTTTACCTGCTGttgatgttcaagaaaaccctaaatcctaaaATCTAATAAACCCATGTGTATTGGGCTTTGATGTCCTTTATCCCTAAATCTACTAACATCAAGGAAATTGAAAAAAGTTTGTGTGGGTTCTTGTGGTGTTGTGGAGATATGCACACATAAAAAGCTAAAATGGCATTGTGTAGCATTTGTAAGCTAAAGGATGTGGAGATCTAGACGTTAAATGCTTACGAAAAATGGAATACTGCCCATTTATCTCTCACATTTGGAAAACAATCTCCGGGAAAAACTCATTGTGGTATAGTGGGTGAGATGATATGAATCTTTGAGGGTGAAATTTTGGGATATTAGATTAGAGTTTAGTCTAGTGGTGGTTTGATAATTGGCATCCCATTGTGCAAAATCTTTTGAGAAGAGAAATCATTGAAGCCGGATATGAAGTGAATGCGTGGTCGAAGATGTTAGGTTTTGGATTTTGGTCATTCCGCTAGCTATGGTCTACTAATTTTCCGAAACTTCAATACAACAGAATATAAAAATCATGTGTTGTACCTGTAAGGGTTTAGTTCCTTTTGTTATTAATTTGGCTTGATTAAGAGATATGAGACGTAAAGTTGTTTGACTGATTTGGTTCGGTTCAAACCGAACATTCCAAGCTATAGTTTCATCTTGGGTTGGTAGTCTAAGGGAAATTAAAAACTCAGCccgatttaaaattttaaaatgctATGATGAAATGGCATGCCATTTCTTTTGAAAGCCGATTCAAATCCTCATTTGTATTTCGATTATAGTTTCTTAAGTGATGCTTGGAAAGCTATTGTTGAGTTTGTGGGAATTAAAGAAATAATCTTTGATAGGTTTTCGTTCATTGAATACCTTCAAAGGAGTTTAAAGTCAAAGAATATTGGCAACACAATCACAAAATTGGCTCTTGCAGCGGCGGTCTATCAGAATGGGAGAATGGAATGGTGGATGGAAAATGAGCTAAAAATTTTGGATCTTGGAAATGTAGTGTTAGAATGATGATATTAGAAGATGGTAAATTGATTGCATGATGGAGTCGTGCTTGATCATTAGATGGAAGTATTCCACTAATGTGAAGGCCTATGACTCGGAAGTTTTATTCTACGTACTTGTTGGTTAGGCCTATTATTTTGTTTTGGTACTTTGGATATACCTTTTTGGGTCTATACAAAAATTTAGTAGTTTGGAATGTCCAAAAATGTGATATTTCACATAGATAACTGAAGTCTCAAATATATGTATCCCTATATGTGTTATATAACTAAAGTGTAAAATTCATGATTCTTATGACATGTTGAAACAAAATTGGTGTATCTAAAATGCAATGTTTTGGACATGTCAGTTAATTCAATAAAattagttattttttttattctccaTAATCATGTTGTCATTTTTATGAGTATCCTTACTTTTAATACATGGTCCATCAATTCATTTCAAAACCTATCATTTTTAATGTCAACTCCACACTCGACGTGTAAAACATCTATCTCCAAATTGAAGATGTTACACTACGGTTCATTCGTTTTAGAAAAGAAGCTAACTTTTTTATGGGTTATTTTGATATTTCATTGATTAATTGATGTATAGATTATTTGATCCTGCAAAGCTAtttaataaatt
This window encodes:
- the LOC111911283 gene encoding uncharacterized protein LOC111911283, with the protein product MGDHFVFLVDRLLTESTLEAAIESRNPSYPLSPAIDTMIDCSSHMDHPETPFTPRKMVECRICQDEDFDSNMETPCSCCGSLKYAHRKCVQRWCNEKGDTICEICHQQFKPGYTAPPPVFRLGVIPANIRGHWQIARRDMNDETRIITVVSSDHNLLDQEYDEYADSTARSILCFRSVAIIFMIVLILRNTLPIFANGGANYSLPVLLLLLIRTSGIILPIYLILRAMSALVHRRRHLVSNGSSSSFSSDDEEAGATSMQGGGVD